The Daucus carota subsp. sativus chromosome 2, DH1 v3.0, whole genome shotgun sequence genome includes a window with the following:
- the LOC108207956 gene encoding rust resistance kinase Lr10 isoform X1 encodes MGVRVYLHLSWIIVIVAVRVVVGENVSAAGVQECRMTRCSHHGPEIRFPFWIKEKQQPEQCGYPGFRVFCDRGNTLLHLQYLANTSLPDTLFYLSKNVSIHSINYTSQEVFVYVLNGSQFTNNLKLFSASSTSLPSTPHFGKAYSYDFANMYYPDITYTMCFSCSAGVKSFIPDMLTSPGRKTFPVYCLDDQYSAFSGEYSISSCTKIFNSSLPAPLLSQGYDPYAPPGVVDALSISWLAPNCSKCEAKGEYCRRKSNASSNIEAADYSTICFPKGSAVRFSIKPITVITAGSAIFVLSIMLLLYYIIKLYKQRKYDEQKIEMFLTDYRAMKPTRYSYADIKKITRNFSDNLGKGGYGSVYKGQITKEIIVAVKVLNSDPKANGEDFINEVGTIGRIYHVNVVRLVGYSADGCNRALIYEFQPNNSLEKFTYSGKMLHDFLGWKKMQDIALGIAKGIEYLHQGCAQQILHFDIKPHNILLDQNFNPKISDFGLAKLCSKDKSIVSMTMARGTIGYIAPEVFSRNFGKVSSKSDVYSFGMLLLEMVGARNNNEVESTSETYFPEWIFHRLEEGGEVTIQIVKEEDSNIARRLTIVGLWCIGWHPVDRPSMKHVINMLESEECPKVPPNPFRSSNVRSFTNDLEVISESE; translated from the exons ATGGGTGTCCGAGTATATCTTCATCTTTCCTGGATAATAGTGATAGTTGCAGTAAGAGTAGTTGTTGGAGAAAATGTATCAGCTGCAGGTGTTCAAGAGTGCCGGATGACGAGATGCTCCCATCATGGCCCTGAAATTCGGTTCCCGTTCTGGATCAAAGAGAAGCAGCAGCCTGAGCAGTGTGGCTATCCTGGTTTCCGAGTTTTCTGTGACAGAGGAAATACTTTGCTGCACTTGCAATACCTGGCAAACACTTCCCTCCCCGATACCCTCTTTTATCTTTCTAAAAATGTATCCATCCATAGTATCAACTACACATCACAAGAAGTATTTGTTTATGTACTTAATGGTTCCCAGTTTACCAATAATCTTAAACTCTTTTCCGCGTCGTCCACATCATTGCCGTCTACACCTCACTTTGGAAAAGCATATTCATATGATTTCGCTAATATGTATTATCCTGATATAACATATACTATGTGTTTCAGTTGTTCCGCAGGAGTTAAAAGTTTCATCCCTGATATGCTCACGTCCCCTGGCAGGAAAACTTTCCCGGTCTATTGTCTGGACGACCAGTACTCTGCATTTTCCGGTGAATATTCAATATCCTCATGTACCAAGATTTTCAATTCTTCTCTCCCAGCTCCTTTACTTTCGCAAGGATATGATCCTTATGCTCCGCCAGGAGTTGTGGATGCTCTCTCTATCAGTTGGCTAGCTCCAAACTGTAGTAAATGTGAAGCCAAAGGGGAGTACTGTAGGAGGAAGAGTAATGCTAGTAGTAACATTGAAGCAGCCGATTACAGTACCATATGTTTCCCTAAAG GTTCTGCTGTTCGGTTTTCGATTAAACCTATTACAGTTATAACCGCTGGTTCCGCTATTTTTGTACTTTCCATCATGTTATTATTGTATTATATCATCAAATTATACAAGCAAAGGAAATATGATGAACAAAAGATTGAAATGTTTCTGACGGATTATAGAGCCATGAAACCCACCAGATACTCTTATGCCGATATTAAGAAAATAACTCGTAATTTCAGCGATAACTTAGGAAAGGGGGGTTATGGATCGGTGTACAAAGGGCAAATTACCAAGGAAATCATTGTTGCAGTGAAGGTACTTAATAGTGATCCGAAAGCCAATGGAGAAGACTTTATCAATGAAGTGGGCACTATAGGACGAATCTATCATGTCAATGTGGTTCGCTTGGTGGGATATAGCGCTGATGGTTGTAATCGAGCTCTTATTTACGAGTTTCAACCTAATAACTCTCTTGAAAAGTTCACATACTCTGGAAAAATGCTACATGATTTCCTTGGTTGGAAGAAGATGCAAGATATCGCTTTAGGCATAGCTAAAGGAATTGAATATTTACACCAAGGATGTGCTCAACAGATTCTTCATTTTGATATTAAACCTcataatattttgttagatCAAAACTTCAATCCCAAAATTTCTGATTTTGGTTTAGCTAAGTTATGTTCAAAGGACAAGAGCATTGTGTCTATGACTATGGCTAGGGGGACCATCGGATATATTGCACCAGAagtattttcaagaaattttggAAAAGTATCATCCAAGTCAGATGTTTATAGTTTTGGTATGTTATTGCTTGAAATGGTGGGAGCAAGGAACAATAATGAAGTGGAAAGCACCAGCGAAACATACTTTCCTGAATGGATCTTTCATCGCTTAGAGGAAGGTGGAGAAGTAACAATCCAAATAGTGAAGGAAGAGGATTCAAATATCGCTAGGAGACTGACTATTGTGGGGTTATGGTGCATAGGGTGGCATCCGGTGGACAGACCTTCAATGAAACATGTTATCAATATGCTAGAAAGTGAAGAATGCCCGAAAGTGCCACCTAATCCTTTCAGATCATCAAATGTCCGATCATTTACAAATGATCTGGAAGTCATTTCTGAGTCTGAGTGA
- the LOC108207956 gene encoding rust resistance kinase Lr10 isoform X3 has translation MALKFGSRSGSKRSSSLSSVAILVSEFSVTEEILCCTCNTWQTLPSPIPSFIFLKMKTFPVYCLDDQYSAFSGEYSISSCTKIFNSSLPAPLLSQGYDPYAPPGVVDALSISWLAPNCSKCEAKGEYCRRKSNASSNIEAADYSTICFPKGSAVRFSIKPITVITAGSAIFVLSIMLLLYYIIKLYKQRKYDEQKIEMFLTDYRAMKPTRYSYADIKKITRNFSDNLGKGGYGSVYKGQITKEIIVAVKVLNSDPKANGEDFINEVGTIGRIYHVNVVRLVGYSADGCNRALIYEFQPNNSLEKFTYSGKMLHDFLGWKKMQDIALGIAKGIEYLHQGCAQQILHFDIKPHNILLDQNFNPKISDFGLAKLCSKDKSIVSMTMARGTIGYIAPEVFSRNFGKVSSKSDVYSFGMLLLEMVGARNNNEVESTSETYFPEWIFHRLEEGGEVTIQIVKEEDSNIARRLTIVGLWCIGWHPVDRPSMKHVINMLESEECPKVPPNPFRSSNVRSFTNDLEVISESE, from the exons ATGGCCCTGAAATTCGGTTCCCGTTCTGGATCAAAGAGAAGCAGCAGCCTGAGCAGTGTGGCTATCCTGGTTTCCGAGTTTTCTGTGACAGAGGAAATACTTTGCTGCACTTGCAATACCTGGCAAACACTTCCCTCCCCGATACCCTCTTTTATCTTTCTAAAAAT GAAAACTTTCCCGGTCTATTGTCTGGACGACCAGTACTCTGCATTTTCCGGTGAATATTCAATATCCTCATGTACCAAGATTTTCAATTCTTCTCTCCCAGCTCCTTTACTTTCGCAAGGATATGATCCTTATGCTCCGCCAGGAGTTGTGGATGCTCTCTCTATCAGTTGGCTAGCTCCAAACTGTAGTAAATGTGAAGCCAAAGGGGAGTACTGTAGGAGGAAGAGTAATGCTAGTAGTAACATTGAAGCAGCCGATTACAGTACCATATGTTTCCCTAAAG GTTCTGCTGTTCGGTTTTCGATTAAACCTATTACAGTTATAACCGCTGGTTCCGCTATTTTTGTACTTTCCATCATGTTATTATTGTATTATATCATCAAATTATACAAGCAAAGGAAATATGATGAACAAAAGATTGAAATGTTTCTGACGGATTATAGAGCCATGAAACCCACCAGATACTCTTATGCCGATATTAAGAAAATAACTCGTAATTTCAGCGATAACTTAGGAAAGGGGGGTTATGGATCGGTGTACAAAGGGCAAATTACCAAGGAAATCATTGTTGCAGTGAAGGTACTTAATAGTGATCCGAAAGCCAATGGAGAAGACTTTATCAATGAAGTGGGCACTATAGGACGAATCTATCATGTCAATGTGGTTCGCTTGGTGGGATATAGCGCTGATGGTTGTAATCGAGCTCTTATTTACGAGTTTCAACCTAATAACTCTCTTGAAAAGTTCACATACTCTGGAAAAATGCTACATGATTTCCTTGGTTGGAAGAAGATGCAAGATATCGCTTTAGGCATAGCTAAAGGAATTGAATATTTACACCAAGGATGTGCTCAACAGATTCTTCATTTTGATATTAAACCTcataatattttgttagatCAAAACTTCAATCCCAAAATTTCTGATTTTGGTTTAGCTAAGTTATGTTCAAAGGACAAGAGCATTGTGTCTATGACTATGGCTAGGGGGACCATCGGATATATTGCACCAGAagtattttcaagaaattttggAAAAGTATCATCCAAGTCAGATGTTTATAGTTTTGGTATGTTATTGCTTGAAATGGTGGGAGCAAGGAACAATAATGAAGTGGAAAGCACCAGCGAAACATACTTTCCTGAATGGATCTTTCATCGCTTAGAGGAAGGTGGAGAAGTAACAATCCAAATAGTGAAGGAAGAGGATTCAAATATCGCTAGGAGACTGACTATTGTGGGGTTATGGTGCATAGGGTGGCATCCGGTGGACAGACCTTCAATGAAACATGTTATCAATATGCTAGAAAGTGAAGAATGCCCGAAAGTGCCACCTAATCCTTTCAGATCATCAAATGTCCGATCATTTACAAATGATCTGGAAGTCATTTCTGAGTCTGAGTGA
- the LOC108207956 gene encoding rust resistance kinase Lr10 isoform X2: MGVRVYLHLSWIIVIVAVRVVVGENVSAAGVQECRMTRCSHHGPEIRFPFWIKEKQQPEQCGYPGFRVFCDRGNTLLHLQYLANTSLPDTLFYLSKNVSIHSINYTSQEVFVYVLNGSQFTNNLKLFSASSTSLPSTPHFGKAYSYDFANMKTFPVYCLDDQYSAFSGEYSISSCTKIFNSSLPAPLLSQGYDPYAPPGVVDALSISWLAPNCSKCEAKGEYCRRKSNASSNIEAADYSTICFPKGSAVRFSIKPITVITAGSAIFVLSIMLLLYYIIKLYKQRKYDEQKIEMFLTDYRAMKPTRYSYADIKKITRNFSDNLGKGGYGSVYKGQITKEIIVAVKVLNSDPKANGEDFINEVGTIGRIYHVNVVRLVGYSADGCNRALIYEFQPNNSLEKFTYSGKMLHDFLGWKKMQDIALGIAKGIEYLHQGCAQQILHFDIKPHNILLDQNFNPKISDFGLAKLCSKDKSIVSMTMARGTIGYIAPEVFSRNFGKVSSKSDVYSFGMLLLEMVGARNNNEVESTSETYFPEWIFHRLEEGGEVTIQIVKEEDSNIARRLTIVGLWCIGWHPVDRPSMKHVINMLESEECPKVPPNPFRSSNVRSFTNDLEVISESE, translated from the exons ATGGGTGTCCGAGTATATCTTCATCTTTCCTGGATAATAGTGATAGTTGCAGTAAGAGTAGTTGTTGGAGAAAATGTATCAGCTGCAGGTGTTCAAGAGTGCCGGATGACGAGATGCTCCCATCATGGCCCTGAAATTCGGTTCCCGTTCTGGATCAAAGAGAAGCAGCAGCCTGAGCAGTGTGGCTATCCTGGTTTCCGAGTTTTCTGTGACAGAGGAAATACTTTGCTGCACTTGCAATACCTGGCAAACACTTCCCTCCCCGATACCCTCTTTTATCTTTCTAAAAATGTATCCATCCATAGTATCAACTACACATCACAAGAAGTATTTGTTTATGTACTTAATGGTTCCCAGTTTACCAATAATCTTAAACTCTTTTCCGCGTCGTCCACATCATTGCCGTCTACACCTCACTTTGGAAAAGCATATTCATATGATTTCGCTAATAT GAAAACTTTCCCGGTCTATTGTCTGGACGACCAGTACTCTGCATTTTCCGGTGAATATTCAATATCCTCATGTACCAAGATTTTCAATTCTTCTCTCCCAGCTCCTTTACTTTCGCAAGGATATGATCCTTATGCTCCGCCAGGAGTTGTGGATGCTCTCTCTATCAGTTGGCTAGCTCCAAACTGTAGTAAATGTGAAGCCAAAGGGGAGTACTGTAGGAGGAAGAGTAATGCTAGTAGTAACATTGAAGCAGCCGATTACAGTACCATATGTTTCCCTAAAG GTTCTGCTGTTCGGTTTTCGATTAAACCTATTACAGTTATAACCGCTGGTTCCGCTATTTTTGTACTTTCCATCATGTTATTATTGTATTATATCATCAAATTATACAAGCAAAGGAAATATGATGAACAAAAGATTGAAATGTTTCTGACGGATTATAGAGCCATGAAACCCACCAGATACTCTTATGCCGATATTAAGAAAATAACTCGTAATTTCAGCGATAACTTAGGAAAGGGGGGTTATGGATCGGTGTACAAAGGGCAAATTACCAAGGAAATCATTGTTGCAGTGAAGGTACTTAATAGTGATCCGAAAGCCAATGGAGAAGACTTTATCAATGAAGTGGGCACTATAGGACGAATCTATCATGTCAATGTGGTTCGCTTGGTGGGATATAGCGCTGATGGTTGTAATCGAGCTCTTATTTACGAGTTTCAACCTAATAACTCTCTTGAAAAGTTCACATACTCTGGAAAAATGCTACATGATTTCCTTGGTTGGAAGAAGATGCAAGATATCGCTTTAGGCATAGCTAAAGGAATTGAATATTTACACCAAGGATGTGCTCAACAGATTCTTCATTTTGATATTAAACCTcataatattttgttagatCAAAACTTCAATCCCAAAATTTCTGATTTTGGTTTAGCTAAGTTATGTTCAAAGGACAAGAGCATTGTGTCTATGACTATGGCTAGGGGGACCATCGGATATATTGCACCAGAagtattttcaagaaattttggAAAAGTATCATCCAAGTCAGATGTTTATAGTTTTGGTATGTTATTGCTTGAAATGGTGGGAGCAAGGAACAATAATGAAGTGGAAAGCACCAGCGAAACATACTTTCCTGAATGGATCTTTCATCGCTTAGAGGAAGGTGGAGAAGTAACAATCCAAATAGTGAAGGAAGAGGATTCAAATATCGCTAGGAGACTGACTATTGTGGGGTTATGGTGCATAGGGTGGCATCCGGTGGACAGACCTTCAATGAAACATGTTATCAATATGCTAGAAAGTGAAGAATGCCCGAAAGTGCCACCTAATCCTTTCAGATCATCAAATGTCCGATCATTTACAAATGATCTGGAAGTCATTTCTGAGTCTGAGTGA